From Hippoglossus stenolepis isolate QCI-W04-F060 chromosome 19, HSTE1.2, whole genome shotgun sequence, the proteins below share one genomic window:
- the LOC118103975 gene encoding uncharacterized protein LOC118103975 — MSAFKSLVVWILNMWTLTTADVEVSCVLAESCILPCSFQPGKDPVIYWMKVEAGNTRVHSYYRDRDQFDLQSERFRGRTSLFTEQISRGNASIRLTGLQLQDQGRYECYTSTITGVHKVSVINLRADAPVRHVDIEQVENSFTCRSEGIYPKPQLTWSTRPPSNVTLQIQTSVKETEQQLYEISSTLTLSDRDTVLICSFSTRSGRRSAVWYQPTPVHVLLFETTTTIHCTAPNTKPPTHLVWKFNHRQIIVNQTGVDGPPRVSEQWRQQVEDVSASGSLTLHHLSSDHQGTFTCELSSEEETHFINSYVTIEEGKIP, encoded by the exons ATGTCTGCGTTCAAGTCTCTGGTTGTGTGGATCCTCAACATGTGgactctcaccacagcag ATGTTGAGGTCTCCTGCGTTTTAGCGGAGAGCTGCATCTTACCCTGCAGTTTTCAGCCTGGTAAAGACCCAGTCATTTACTGGATGAAGGTGGAAGCAGGAAACACTCGTGTCCACTCCtactacagagacagagaccagTTTGATCTGCAGAGCGAGCGCTTCAGAGGCCGGACATCGCTGTTCACAGAGCAGATCTCCAGAGGAAACGCCTCGATCAGGCTGACGgggctgcagcttcaggaccAGGGCAGATACGAGTGCTACACCAGCACCATCACTGGAGTCCACAAGGTGTCAGTTATCAACCTGAGAGCAGATG CTCCGGTGCGTCACGTGGACATtgagcaggtggagaacagCTTCACCTGCCGCTCAGAGGGGATCTACCCCAAGCCGCAGCTCACCTGGTCCACCAGGCCTCCGTCCAACGTGACCCTTCAGATCCAAACCTCAGTGAAGGagacggagcagcagctctatgagatcagcagcacactgacactgtcagacagagacactgttcTGATCTGCAGCTTCAGCACTCGCAGTGGCAGGAGGAGCGCGGTGTGGTATCAACCCA ctccCGTCCATGTGTTACTGtttgaaacaacaacaacaatccacTGCACTGCTCCAAACACCAAACCCCCGACACACCTGGTGTGGAAGTTCAACCACAGGCAGATCATTGTGAACCAGACCGGGGTCGACGGCCCCCCCAGGGTCtcagagcagtggaggcagcaggtggaggatgtgTCAGCGTCAGGCAGCCTCACGCTGCACCACTTATCTTCAGATCACCAGGGAACGTTCACCTGTGAACTCAGTAGTGAAGAGGAGACGCATTTCATCAACAGCTACGTGACGATAGAGGAAGGTAAGATCCCATGA